In the Mycolicibacter sp. MU0102 genome, one interval contains:
- a CDS encoding MCE family protein: MRTLEPPNRARIGIIGVATVALVTLVGQSFTTAPMLFAEPSYFGQLSDTGGLTAGDKVRISGVDVGKVQDLSIENDHVLVKFSVGANPIGSDSLIGVKTDTILGRKVLSIEPKGERRIAPQAVLPLGQSTTPYQLYDAVFDATKAASGWDIDTVKKSLKVLSETVDETYPDLSAALDGVAKFSDTIGKRDDEITHLLAQTNQVASVIGDRSNQIDALLRNTQTLSAAVNQRSQAISALLGNIAYFGEQVQGLVRDNPGLDLSHVFTEASNITDMLVRRQDDLREMFTILGRYLTIVNDAIASGPYFKVSTLNLIPFWILQPWVDSAFKKRGISPEEFWRNAGLPEFRYPDPNGTRFANGAPPPAPQVIEGTPEHPGPAVAPGSPCSYAPAAGMFPTPGNPLPCANLDPNDGPFGRSGPYPGPTDVLVSPANPDGLPASPGISIAGRPGETPPVVPGTPVPMPDANPGGRSEPMGPVAGPAPANPGAAPPPAPRAPGPPAPPGPGNQLPAPFITPGEGGNSQPGGGGGARGSERP; encoded by the coding sequence GTGAGGACCCTGGAACCGCCCAACCGGGCACGGATCGGCATCATCGGCGTCGCCACAGTGGCGTTGGTGACGCTGGTGGGGCAGAGCTTCACCACTGCGCCGATGCTCTTCGCCGAACCGAGTTATTTCGGACAGCTCTCCGACACCGGCGGCCTTACCGCCGGTGACAAGGTGCGCATCTCCGGCGTGGACGTCGGCAAGGTCCAAGACCTGTCGATCGAGAATGACCATGTGCTGGTGAAGTTCTCGGTCGGGGCTAACCCGATCGGGAGTGACAGCCTGATCGGGGTCAAGACCGACACGATTCTGGGTCGCAAGGTTCTGTCGATCGAGCCCAAGGGCGAGCGCCGCATTGCGCCGCAGGCCGTCCTGCCGTTGGGCCAGAGCACCACGCCCTACCAGCTCTACGATGCGGTCTTCGACGCCACCAAAGCCGCCTCCGGCTGGGACATCGACACGGTCAAGAAGTCGTTGAAGGTGCTGTCGGAAACGGTCGATGAAACCTACCCGGACTTGAGCGCCGCGCTTGACGGCGTCGCGAAGTTCTCCGACACCATCGGCAAACGCGACGATGAGATCACCCACCTGCTGGCACAGACCAATCAGGTCGCGAGCGTTATCGGTGACCGCAGCAACCAGATCGACGCACTGCTGCGCAACACCCAGACCCTCTCGGCGGCGGTCAACCAGCGCAGCCAGGCGATCTCGGCGTTGCTGGGCAACATCGCCTACTTCGGCGAACAGGTTCAGGGTTTGGTCCGCGACAATCCGGGCCTGGATCTGAGTCATGTGTTCACCGAGGCCTCCAACATCACCGACATGCTGGTGCGGCGCCAAGATGACCTCAGGGAGATGTTCACCATCTTGGGCCGGTACCTGACGATCGTGAACGACGCGATCGCCTCGGGGCCGTACTTCAAGGTCTCGACCCTGAACCTGATCCCGTTCTGGATTCTGCAGCCCTGGGTCGATTCGGCCTTCAAGAAGCGCGGCATCTCGCCGGAGGAGTTCTGGCGTAACGCCGGCCTGCCGGAGTTCCGTTACCCCGACCCGAACGGAACCCGGTTCGCCAACGGCGCGCCGCCGCCTGCTCCGCAGGTGATCGAGGGCACCCCCGAGCACCCCGGGCCGGCCGTCGCACCCGGATCGCCGTGTTCCTACGCACCCGCGGCCGGCATGTTCCCGACCCCGGGCAACCCACTGCCGTGTGCCAACCTGGACCCGAATGATGGCCCGTTCGGACGGAGCGGACCGTACCCGGGCCCGACCGATGTGTTGGTCTCGCCGGCGAACCCGGATGGCCTCCCGGCCTCGCCGGGTATCTCGATCGCGGGACGTCCGGGAGAGACACCGCCGGTGGTTCCCGGCACCCCGGTCCCGATGCCCGACGCCAACCCCGGCGGGCGTTCCGAGCCGATGGGCCCGGTCGCCGGTCCGGCTCCCGCCAACCCGGGAGCGGCACCGCCCCCGGCACCGCGGGCACCCGGTCCGCCGGCTCCGCCCGGACCCGGCAACCAGCTGCCGGCACCGTTCATCACGCCTGGCGAAGGTGGCAACAGCCAGCCCGGTGGCGGCGGTGGCGCAAGAGGGAGTGAGCGGCCGTGA
- a CDS encoding MCE family protein codes for MSTVFDVRNLRLPERSRSTVIVGSLLLALALVAGFGGVQLFRKLNSTSVVAYFPQTDALYPGDAVQIMGVRVGAIDKIEPAGDKMKVTLHYNNKYKVPADAKAIILNPTLVASRTIQLEPPYRGGAVLADKAVIPEERTEVPVEWDTLRNDVTNIINKLGPTAEQPKGPIGDAIESFADGLSGKGQEINKAFDSLSDALTALNKGRGDFFAVVRSLSLFVKALDHNDQQFVALNHDLAKFTNNLNSTDQALATATDQFYATMTIVKAFLNQNAKPLTHTINNVAEVTTAITQPDALEGFETALHILPNVLAGVDEIYHPAQGMVLGSPVIVNFANPMQFICSAIQAGSRLGYQDSAELCAEYLAPVADAIKFNYLPFGINIWTNAYTTPKQIAYSEPRLQPPPGYKDTTVPGIWVPDTPTSHRNTQPGWITAPGMQGVEPGHDTARLLTPESLAQLMGGPDPAPVDSQYQTPPGPPNSYDESAGPLPFIGQPPGVGPIAPPPPGPNVIPGPVAPLPPRGDG; via the coding sequence GTGAGTACCGTCTTTGATGTTCGCAACCTGCGGCTGCCGGAGCGGTCGCGGTCGACGGTGATCGTCGGGTCGCTGCTGCTGGCGCTGGCCCTGGTGGCCGGCTTCGGGGGAGTGCAGCTCTTCCGCAAGCTGAACAGCACCAGCGTCGTCGCCTACTTCCCGCAGACCGACGCGCTGTACCCCGGTGACGCGGTGCAGATCATGGGTGTCCGGGTGGGCGCGATCGACAAGATCGAGCCGGCCGGCGACAAGATGAAAGTCACCCTGCACTACAACAACAAGTACAAGGTGCCTGCCGACGCCAAGGCGATCATCTTGAACCCGACGCTGGTCGCATCGCGGACCATTCAGTTGGAGCCCCCGTACCGGGGCGGTGCGGTGCTGGCCGATAAGGCGGTCATCCCCGAGGAGCGCACCGAGGTCCCGGTCGAGTGGGACACACTGCGCAACGACGTCACCAACATCATCAACAAGTTGGGCCCGACGGCCGAGCAGCCGAAGGGGCCGATCGGCGACGCCATCGAATCGTTCGCCGACGGGCTCTCCGGCAAGGGCCAGGAGATCAACAAGGCGTTCGACAGCCTGTCCGATGCCCTGACCGCGCTGAACAAGGGCCGCGGGGATTTCTTCGCGGTGGTGCGCAGCCTGTCGTTGTTCGTCAAGGCGTTGGACCACAATGACCAGCAGTTCGTCGCGCTGAACCATGACCTGGCCAAGTTCACCAACAACCTCAACAGCACCGACCAGGCACTGGCAACGGCTACCGACCAGTTCTACGCCACCATGACGATCGTCAAGGCGTTCCTGAACCAGAACGCAAAGCCGTTGACGCACACCATCAACAATGTGGCCGAGGTGACGACGGCGATCACGCAGCCGGATGCACTGGAGGGTTTCGAGACCGCGCTGCACATCCTGCCGAACGTGCTGGCCGGCGTGGACGAGATCTACCACCCGGCGCAGGGCATGGTCCTCGGTTCCCCGGTCATCGTGAACTTCGCGAACCCGATGCAGTTCATCTGCAGCGCGATTCAGGCCGGCAGCCGGCTGGGCTACCAGGACTCCGCGGAGTTGTGCGCGGAATATCTGGCACCGGTGGCCGACGCGATCAAGTTCAACTACCTGCCGTTCGGTATCAACATCTGGACCAACGCCTACACCACGCCGAAGCAGATCGCCTACTCCGAGCCGCGGCTGCAGCCGCCACCGGGGTACAAGGACACCACCGTCCCGGGGATCTGGGTGCCCGACACCCCGACGTCGCACCGCAACACCCAGCCGGGATGGATCACCGCGCCCGGGATGCAGGGTGTGGAGCCCGGTCACGACACCGCGCGACTGCTGACCCCGGAGTCGCTGGCGCAGTTGATGGGTGGCCCCGACCCGGCACCGGTCGACTCGCAGTACCAGACGCCGCCTGGCCCGCCCAACTCGTATGACGAGTCCGCCGGTCCGCTGCCGTTCATCGGCCAGCCGCCTGGGGTGGGGCCGATCGCGCCGCCTCCGCCGGGACCGAACGTGATTCCGGGGCCGGTGGCACCGCTTCCGCCGCGAGGTGATGGCTGA
- a CDS encoding MCE family protein → MRRRTAMNTVSRRGWQALVLLMAALTLTSCSSWRGIANVSLPGGPGSGAGAYTVYVQVPDTLALNGNSRVLVADVFVGAVERIELKNWVATLKLKLNKDVHLPRNATAKIGQTSLLGSQHIELKAPENPEGELRNGDTIGLSNSTSYPTIERTLAGLALLLQRGGLSDLDTITTEFAALSNGRADQIRAFLTKLDTFIGNLNDQREDITRAIDSSNRLLSYFGAHNDSIEKALTDFPPLFKYFNAQQGIFINAIEALGAMGTQVNTQIAPVRSDLHKVLTSFQCPGRELRKASPYLPDLLQVMITAPYHVDGAFKAVRGDFINTSLVVDLTYASIDNAILTGTGFSGMLRALEQSFGHDPEKMIPDVRYTPNPATAPGGPYVERADRNC, encoded by the coding sequence ATGAGACGGAGGACAGCGATGAACACGGTCAGCCGCCGCGGCTGGCAGGCTCTGGTGCTGCTGATGGCCGCGCTGACGCTGACGTCCTGCAGCAGCTGGCGTGGTATCGCCAACGTGTCGCTGCCGGGCGGTCCGGGTAGTGGCGCCGGTGCCTACACGGTGTACGTCCAGGTGCCGGACACCTTGGCGCTCAACGGCAACAGCCGGGTCCTGGTCGCCGATGTCTTCGTCGGCGCGGTCGAGCGGATTGAGCTCAAGAACTGGGTCGCCACGCTGAAGCTGAAGCTGAACAAGGACGTTCATCTGCCGCGCAACGCCACGGCGAAGATCGGCCAGACCAGCTTGCTGGGTTCGCAGCACATCGAGTTGAAGGCACCGGAGAACCCGGAGGGTGAACTCCGCAACGGCGACACGATCGGACTGAGCAATTCGACGTCGTACCCCACGATCGAGCGGACGCTGGCCGGGCTGGCGCTGCTGCTGCAGCGCGGTGGGTTGTCGGATCTGGACACCATCACCACCGAGTTCGCCGCGCTGTCCAACGGGCGGGCCGACCAGATCCGCGCGTTCCTGACCAAGCTGGACACGTTCATCGGCAACCTCAACGACCAGCGTGAGGACATCACCCGGGCGATCGACTCGAGCAACCGGTTGCTGAGCTACTTCGGTGCGCACAACGACTCCATCGAGAAGGCCCTGACGGACTTCCCGCCGCTGTTCAAATACTTCAACGCGCAGCAGGGGATCTTCATCAACGCCATCGAGGCCTTGGGCGCGATGGGCACTCAGGTCAACACCCAGATCGCACCCGTGCGGTCCGACCTGCACAAGGTCCTGACGTCGTTCCAGTGCCCGGGACGGGAACTGCGCAAGGCGTCGCCGTACCTGCCCGACCTGTTGCAGGTGATGATCACCGCGCCGTACCACGTCGACGGTGCCTTCAAGGCCGTCCGCGGCGACTTCATCAACACCTCGTTGGTGGTCGACCTGACCTACGCGTCCATCGACAATGCGATCCTGACCGGTACCGGTTTCTCCGGAATGCTGCGGGCGTTGGAGCAGTCGTTCGGTCACGACCCGGAGAAGATGATCCCGGATGTTCGGTACACGCCGAACCCGGCTACCGCACCCGGCGGTCCATATGTGGAAAGGGCTGACCGGAATTGCTGA
- a CDS encoding MCE family protein — protein sequence MLKPQIKRQLVIFSVLTAVALLVLGVYYLRLPTLAGLGQYTLKADLPEAGGLYKTANVTYRGTIIGRVTAVEPTETGAQATFQISSKYKIPVDASANVHSVSAIGEQYLDLVSADNPSQYLKQGQTITTGTVPSAIGPALDTANRGLAALPTGKISALLDETATAVGGLGPSLQRLVDATQAIVGDFKTNLADVDDIVEKSAPIIESQTNSGDAIHQWARNLNVLASQAASRDDTVKHIISDLPPLIDQVHTVFNDTKDSLPQLMANMAILTEMAKRYNRNTEQVLVFLPQAGSIIQTVSSTYPGRASLGVALGAFPGPIFPVPVPGLSLNAPPPCLTGYLPASEWRAFADTTPAELPDVSCRIPQDTPANNVRGVRNIPCVDVPGKRAPTPKECRSDKPYVPLGTNPWYGDPNQIRNCPAMGARCDQPVEPGHVIPAPSVNTGLNPLPADMVPGTPPPVSDPLSRPGTGSVQCNGQQPNPCIYTPGGGPAAIYNPQSGQAVGPDGVEYSVENSMNIGDDAWKGMLAPFR from the coding sequence TTGCTGAAACCTCAGATCAAGCGACAACTGGTCATTTTCAGCGTCTTGACCGCGGTGGCGCTGCTGGTGTTGGGCGTCTACTACCTGCGTCTGCCGACCCTGGCGGGCCTGGGTCAGTACACGCTGAAGGCGGATTTGCCGGAGGCGGGCGGCCTGTACAAGACCGCCAACGTCACCTACCGCGGCACCATCATCGGCCGGGTTACCGCCGTCGAACCGACCGAAACCGGTGCGCAGGCCACCTTCCAGATCTCCAGCAAGTACAAGATTCCCGTCGACGCGAGTGCCAACGTGCATTCGGTGTCGGCGATCGGTGAGCAGTACCTGGATCTGGTGTCGGCCGATAACCCGAGCCAGTACCTGAAGCAGGGGCAGACCATCACCACGGGCACCGTCCCGTCGGCGATCGGCCCGGCGCTCGACACCGCCAACCGCGGGTTGGCGGCATTGCCGACCGGGAAGATCTCGGCGCTGCTCGACGAGACCGCAACGGCCGTGGGCGGGTTGGGTCCGTCGCTGCAACGCCTCGTGGATGCGACGCAGGCGATCGTCGGCGACTTCAAGACGAACCTCGCCGATGTCGACGACATCGTGGAGAAGTCGGCGCCCATCATCGAGAGTCAGACCAACTCCGGCGACGCTATTCACCAATGGGCGCGCAACCTGAACGTTCTGGCCAGTCAGGCGGCCAGCCGAGACGACACGGTCAAGCACATCATCTCGGATCTGCCGCCGCTGATCGACCAGGTCCACACGGTGTTCAACGACACCAAGGACAGCCTGCCGCAGCTGATGGCCAACATGGCGATCCTGACCGAGATGGCCAAGCGCTACAACCGGAACACCGAGCAGGTCTTGGTCTTCCTTCCCCAGGCCGGCTCGATCATCCAAACGGTGAGCTCGACTTACCCAGGCCGGGCGTCTCTGGGCGTGGCGCTCGGGGCGTTCCCCGGACCGATCTTCCCGGTGCCGGTTCCGGGCCTGAGCCTGAACGCTCCACCGCCGTGTCTGACCGGCTATCTGCCGGCATCGGAGTGGCGGGCGTTCGCCGACACCACCCCCGCGGAGCTGCCGGATGTCTCGTGCCGGATTCCGCAGGACACCCCGGCCAACAACGTTCGCGGTGTGCGCAACATCCCCTGTGTGGACGTGCCCGGTAAGCGGGCTCCCACGCCGAAGGAATGCCGCAGCGACAAACCGTATGTCCCGCTGGGTACCAACCCCTGGTACGGCGACCCGAACCAGATCCGGAACTGCCCGGCGATGGGCGCTCGCTGTGACCAGCCAGTTGAGCCGGGCCACGTGATTCCGGCACCGTCGGTCAACACTGGCCTCAACCCGCTACCCGCGGATATGGTGCCGGGGACGCCTCCGCCGGTCAGTGACCCACTGTCTCGGCCGGGTACCGGTAGCGTTCAGTGCAACGGGCAACAACCCAACCCCTGCATCTACACCCCCGGTGGGGGACCAGCCGCGATCTACAATCCGCAGAGTGGCCAGGCGGTGGGGCCAGACGGCGTCGAATACTCCGTCGAGAACTCGATGAACATAGGAGACGACGCATGGAAGGGGATGCTGGCACCGTTCCGCTGA
- a CDS encoding RDD family protein, with product MTDTVAEAPRLGPARWRTRATAFAIDLLPGSAVMVTMGMAALCFPSGGLWRWLATIVGAVAFLATEANRIFLPALKGWSLGSAFTGIEVVRAGEGSGAPAGVGRLLLREVAHLLDTVPVLLGWIWPLRDRRGRTFADVLARTEVRPAEQRQPPANIRSVTVAVFVAAAALSLIAAATAYSVVYQNDHKSDLAQAEVARQGPKIVADMLSYDPETLQQDFERAQSLATEKYRQLLVPQQDAIRDANPVPNFYRVTDAAVINAVPHRATMLLFLQGQRGTPGKERLISATVQVVFVQTSGTWRVDDLTVVSKPLPAEGAK from the coding sequence GTGACCGACACAGTGGCCGAGGCGCCGCGTCTCGGGCCGGCCAGGTGGCGCACTCGCGCAACGGCGTTCGCAATCGACCTGCTACCGGGGTCTGCCGTGATGGTGACAATGGGCATGGCTGCCCTGTGTTTCCCGTCCGGTGGCCTGTGGCGGTGGCTCGCGACCATCGTTGGCGCCGTGGCGTTCCTGGCCACCGAGGCCAACCGAATTTTTTTGCCGGCGCTCAAGGGATGGAGCCTGGGCAGCGCGTTCACCGGGATCGAAGTGGTGCGCGCCGGCGAAGGGTCGGGCGCGCCAGCAGGCGTTGGCCGCCTGTTACTGCGTGAGGTCGCGCACCTGCTCGACACCGTGCCGGTTCTCCTGGGCTGGATCTGGCCGCTGCGGGATCGGCGGGGCCGTACTTTCGCCGACGTGCTGGCGCGCACTGAGGTTCGCCCGGCTGAACAGCGGCAACCACCGGCAAACATCCGATCCGTAACGGTGGCGGTGTTCGTGGCCGCGGCTGCCCTGAGCCTCATCGCTGCTGCCACGGCATACTCGGTGGTCTATCAGAATGACCACAAATCGGATCTGGCCCAGGCCGAGGTTGCCCGACAGGGTCCGAAGATCGTGGCGGACATGTTGTCCTATGACCCCGAGACCTTGCAGCAAGACTTCGAACGCGCGCAGTCCTTGGCTACCGAGAAATATCGGCAGCTCCTCGTCCCCCAGCAGGACGCGATCCGCGACGCCAACCCGGTTCCGAACTTCTACCGGGTGACCGACGCCGCGGTGATCAACGCCGTCCCTCATCGCGCCACCATGCTGCTGTTCTTGCAGGGCCAGCGCGGCACACCCGGCAAGGAGCGCCTGATCAGCGCTACCGTCCAGGTGGTATTCGTGCAGACATCGGGAACCTGGCGGGTCGACGACCTCACTGTCGTCAGCAAGCCGCTGCCCGCCGAGGGGGCGAAATGA
- a CDS encoding mammalian cell entry protein, with protein MEDQQSEPGAVTDASSGAEVDHPAESTGDLEPDAATTEVDADAEAEAEAEAETEAEAEMAAAKRPGRRIGVRLAVAVSAAAFVGAAAFAGATAQPYLLDRAEVATKLDIARTAARAIHTLWNYTPENMDSLPDRASVYLSGDLEAQYRKFIDAIADSNKQAKVTDTTEIVGAAVETLDGPEATVIVYTNTTATSELSKSIPQIKYLTYRLFMKRDQNRWVVTRMPTITSLDLTPRLQG; from the coding sequence GTGGAAGATCAGCAATCTGAACCAGGTGCTGTGACCGACGCGTCCTCCGGGGCAGAGGTCGATCACCCCGCCGAATCGACGGGCGACCTCGAACCGGACGCCGCCACCACTGAGGTGGATGCGGACGCCGAGGCTGAGGCGGAGGCGGAGGCGGAGACCGAGGCGGAGGCGGAGATGGCGGCCGCCAAGCGCCCCGGACGGCGTATCGGTGTGCGCCTTGCGGTTGCGGTCTCGGCCGCGGCGTTCGTGGGCGCCGCCGCGTTCGCGGGTGCCACCGCACAGCCGTATCTCCTCGACCGGGCAGAGGTGGCAACCAAACTGGACATCGCCCGCACCGCGGCCCGCGCGATCCACACGCTGTGGAACTACACCCCGGAAAACATGGACTCCCTTCCGGATCGGGCTTCGGTGTATCTCAGTGGCGACCTGGAAGCCCAGTACCGCAAGTTCATCGACGCCATCGCGGACAGCAACAAGCAGGCGAAGGTCACCGACACCACCGAGATCGTCGGTGCGGCCGTCGAGACCCTCGATGGCCCCGAGGCCACGGTGATCGTCTACACCAACACCACGGCAACCAGTGAACTGAGCAAATCGATCCCGCAGATCAAGTACCTCACCTACCGGCTCTTCATGAAGCGCGACCAGAACCGCTGGGTGGTCACCAGGATGCCCACTATCACCTCGCTGGACCTGACTCCGCGTCTCCAGGGCTGA
- a CDS encoding YoaK family protein, whose amino-acid sequence MAVASPISHRRTVAALLLLTFATGLVDAVSVLVLGRVFVANMTGNAIFLGFLFVPSTGFDLTAAIVAVTGFLLGAVIGGRLFRIFGEKRPRHWLTIALGLEAAMLLVLAALGGLGVLDYYGASKLLLIAGLAIAFGVQNSSARQFGIQELYTTVLTSTIVGIGVDSRLAGGTGERGRLRYGVVFVMILGAVVGATLTPIMVAPVIAFAGIVVLASLALFRYG is encoded by the coding sequence ATGGCCGTCGCATCGCCGATCTCGCACCGGCGCACCGTGGCGGCCCTACTGCTGCTTACCTTCGCCACGGGCCTGGTCGACGCGGTGAGTGTGTTGGTGCTCGGCCGGGTGTTCGTGGCGAATATGACCGGCAATGCGATCTTCCTGGGGTTCCTGTTCGTTCCCAGCACCGGATTCGACCTGACCGCGGCGATCGTCGCGGTAACGGGATTCCTTCTGGGCGCGGTCATCGGGGGACGGCTGTTCCGGATCTTCGGGGAAAAGCGGCCCCGGCACTGGCTCACGATCGCACTGGGTCTGGAGGCGGCGATGCTGTTGGTGCTGGCCGCACTGGGCGGACTGGGCGTGCTGGACTACTACGGCGCCAGCAAGCTGCTGTTGATCGCGGGACTGGCGATCGCGTTCGGTGTACAGAATTCGAGTGCCCGCCAGTTCGGCATTCAGGAGCTCTACACCACGGTGCTCACCTCAACCATTGTCGGTATCGGGGTGGACAGTCGATTGGCCGGTGGGACCGGCGAACGCGGAAGGCTACGCTACGGCGTCGTTTTCGTGATGATCCTCGGTGCCGTCGTCGGCGCAACGTTGACGCCCATCATGGTGGCGCCGGTCATCGCGTTCGCAGGGATCGTGGTGCTGGCGAGCCTGGCGCTGTTTCGATACGGCTAG
- a CDS encoding mannan-binding family protein translates to MWATRLLTGMLAATLAVATVSGAPVAGASAPSFCSGLGGNWDGQYCATDVHSERLATRYIRMAVPGDLVDHPIAGPPIRDYLSKLFTNWRSKGASMVADSWGNENYEIFQHGNALTAVFHEDYHSDGPYINNAYRTFTFDMGSGGRQLQLADITKPGIDPLAMIPQLGEPYISEALDRAFWEHRPGDYPFVPERFTPDKVFSGGYRSWALTPDELILYMPDYPVSHDSPIQYNQMQWYMDGGNVQAHIPLSALSSILRPEYGGS, encoded by the coding sequence ATGTGGGCGACCCGGCTATTGACGGGCATGCTCGCCGCAACACTTGCGGTGGCTACGGTGTCCGGGGCGCCGGTCGCCGGCGCTTCAGCGCCGTCGTTCTGCAGCGGGCTGGGCGGCAACTGGGACGGGCAGTACTGCGCTACGGACGTGCATTCCGAGCGGCTGGCCACCCGCTATATCCGGATGGCGGTCCCCGGAGATCTGGTCGACCACCCGATCGCCGGTCCCCCGATCCGTGACTACCTGTCGAAGTTGTTTACCAACTGGCGCAGTAAAGGTGCCTCGATGGTCGCCGACAGCTGGGGAAACGAGAACTACGAGATCTTCCAGCACGGCAACGCGTTGACCGCGGTCTTTCACGAGGACTACCACTCCGACGGTCCGTACATCAACAACGCCTACCGGACTTTCACGTTCGACATGGGCTCCGGCGGGCGGCAGTTGCAATTGGCCGACATCACCAAGCCCGGGATCGACCCGCTGGCGATGATCCCGCAGCTGGGCGAGCCTTACATCTCCGAGGCACTGGACCGGGCGTTCTGGGAGCACCGCCCAGGGGACTATCCCTTTGTCCCGGAGCGCTTCACGCCCGACAAGGTCTTTTCCGGCGGTTACCGGTCGTGGGCCCTCACCCCCGATGAGTTGATTCTCTACATGCCCGACTACCCGGTCAGTCACGACAGTCCGATCCAGTACAACCAGATGCAGTGGTACATGGACGGCGGCAACGTTCAGGCGCACATCCCGCTCTCGGCGCTCAGCTCGATCCTGCGCCCGGAGTACGGCGGGTCCTGA
- a CDS encoding Mce protein, translating to MSTADEPTAETTPEDVESTAVEPESEAVEEADEAAAVEKAVAPARKRQVPWPITAVAATYLTVFGLVIGLGWPLWQQHRVSAAEAAGRQAAVDYAQVLTSIDSNKVDDDFSAVLNGATGEFKDTYTKASVQLRQLLIDNKATAQGTVVESAVQSGSKDTVVVLLMVNQAITNTTRPDPRVDRTRMKMTMQKVDGRWLASKVELP from the coding sequence GTGAGCACCGCCGACGAACCGACCGCCGAGACCACGCCCGAGGACGTGGAATCCACCGCGGTTGAACCGGAGTCAGAAGCCGTCGAGGAGGCGGACGAGGCCGCCGCCGTGGAGAAGGCCGTAGCACCGGCACGCAAGCGTCAGGTCCCGTGGCCGATCACGGCTGTCGCAGCCACGTATCTCACCGTGTTCGGGTTGGTCATCGGCCTCGGATGGCCGTTGTGGCAACAGCATCGGGTCTCTGCGGCGGAAGCAGCTGGACGCCAGGCGGCGGTGGACTATGCCCAGGTTTTGACCAGTATCGACTCCAACAAGGTCGACGATGACTTCTCCGCGGTGCTCAACGGTGCGACCGGGGAGTTCAAAGACACCTATACCAAGGCCAGCGTTCAGCTGCGGCAGCTGCTGATCGACAACAAGGCGACCGCGCAGGGCACGGTGGTGGAGTCGGCCGTGCAGTCCGGTTCCAAGGACACGGTCGTGGTGCTGTTGATGGTCAACCAGGCGATCACGAACACCACGCGTCCAGACCCGCGGGTGGATCGGACCCGAATGAAGATGACGATGCAGAAGGTCGACGGCCGGTGGCTGGCGAGCAAAGTCGAATTGCCTTAG